The proteins below come from a single Mangifera indica cultivar Alphonso chromosome 16, CATAS_Mindica_2.1, whole genome shotgun sequence genomic window:
- the LOC123199627 gene encoding uncharacterized protein LOC123199627 — MAVRDPQSGNTFVWLVSFALFLCIAAGGGFLVMYMILPESNSTSWLAIAGVTLVCLPWLFWFVTCMYRIFSRVFGFRMVVGFGCDGGGGGGGSRGGENRNLSNSYSTGSKGNNNDSPTAPTEAPSVEVEYEGDGTENHNGEGRRDNKVENKQTPSSSNNSIASRESEIPLTSSLPS, encoded by the coding sequence ATGGCAGTTCGAGATCCTCAATCTGGAAACACTTTTGTATGGCTCGTCTCTTTCGCTTTGTTTCTTTGTATAGCCGCCGGGGGCGGCTTCCTCGTAATGTACATGATCCTCCCTGAATCCAATTCCACATCATGGCTGGCCATTGCAGGTGTCACCCTCGTTTGTCTCCCTTGGCTATTCTGGTTTGTAACTTGCATGTATCGAATCTTTTCGCGGGTTTTCGGATTCAGGATGGTCGTTGGATTTGGTTGTGATGGTGGCGGTGGTGGGGGCGGTAGCAGAGGCGGAGAGAATCGTAATCTTTCAAATTCTTATAGCACAGGATCAAAAGGGAACAATAACGATTCTCCAACAGCGCCGACAGAAGCTCCCTCCGTCGAGGTTGAATACGAAGGCGATGGCACTGAAAATCATAACGGCGAAGGAAGGAGAGATAATAAAGTGGAAAATAAACAAACTCCTTCATCTTCAAACAATTCAATCGCCTCTCGGGAGAGTGAAATCCCATTGACCTCGTCCCTTCCgtcataa